The Diorhabda carinulata isolate Delta chromosome 4, icDioCari1.1, whole genome shotgun sequence genomic interval TATGAGAATATTTAAATCTTTGGAACAAAACTAATTTCATCAATTCACAAACGTGCCTCGTTAAACAGACAACTGCATCTTGATCTAAATTCGGAGTATCTTTTTTATCACTAAGATATTTGGCAACTAACATGGACATTTCGCTAACTGCAAACACTGGATAGTAGTGAGCGttgataaatattaaacattcGAATAATAGTTCTGGatcaaatttcataattttcacaatattttctatttatcgctcaaatttaattttcaacgaaactttaaaagataataaaacaCAGCTTTgtttattctgtatatttttagaatGCTATTTGGCAACGGTGAACGCTTTCAATTCGAGCTCACACTGCGTTGACTAGTGGTAGAGATGTGACCGTATTTAGTTGACGGTTTTTATTGGAACGTTCCTCAACTCAATAAGTTTGATGTTTGAACCAAATGATCTATAGCTTTAATACATAACAGTGAATAGttccaatattattttattcgcaccctatattttattatgaatgaattattgaatattttttatactgacacactgtttatactaccactacagtttaccttaattttttttatacagggtatgtataaaaagtgttcaaattttaaCCTCATAAATATCTAATTAAGCTTTGAAcacttgaaaacatttttcaaaatagattcaaatatgtcTGATCTCTcttaaagcaaccgaacagaaaccattttcatatcttgctaaaaaaataatttataaggttCTGCAAccgtcaatttttttacaaaaaaattaataactcaaaaagtatgcatttttcggaaaaagttttcagacaaaagtatactaaaattttacgcagattccaaaaatgtattaatatttagggtgttccgtttaaaataataaagttacagtcgactttaTTTGACGATGTATCCGAAATTCTTAGAAATGTGgaaatttgacttattttttattattgtaggTAAATTTGATAGTGCCGGCATAGCTACAGGTACTTTAGATGTTAGTATCGGCAAGATAGAATCGATACGATTAAATGTACACTCCGAAAGTGATAATTGGGCCATATTAAGTGAGGTAAGATACAGATttagatataataaattattttttatctgcgTGAATATTTACAGGATGagtatattttttcctatttaaattTCCACCATAATTGTCTTTTTTCTGATGTGCACTTTCACCAAACACTGTATATAAATGACTATTTATTTTAAGTTGACTAATAATCCTCACAAGCTCATGCTCAAGAAAGAGTTTTTTTGTTGCGTCATATCTGCGTTCTAAAGCGGATTACGAAACTGtgtttaccgaatttcaacaacaatttctgAGCTCGCCACTGCCATCGTTCAACAGTGTGGAAGATGTACCAGACATTCTTAAAAACGGACTCTGTTGTCGACGAGCCGCGTTTTGGGCGACGGGTATCCATAACAACAACTAACaactaaaatattgaaacagtTTTTTACGAAGAATGTTGAAAAGCGTGCACTAACTAGTTTATCGTCCGCGTCTCCTCCATGGATTTCCCGGGGATTATTTCGATCGCAGATTGGAATTTCGCGAATAGTACCTCCGATGCAGTCAGGATGATTGCAGCATTCCATTGTGTAGTTTGATGAAGCTGAACGGTACTGGAACAACTAGAATTCTCACGtcttgaagaagaattaaacctgcctGGGGTGTGTGTATGGGCAGGTATCCATGCGGAAGgtctcataattttttgaaagtcaCGTGACGGGCCCaagttatctggaaatgctcAAAGATTTACGTCGGCAAATGGACAACAATTCAGCACTACGAGCTATGTGCGCGGTAGAACCTTAATGTgcattttggagaaaaaaaattgaaactctTCGCGGACAGCTTGATATGCTTCGCCGGTTTGCCTCTCTGTTGAGAAATGTTGCCGTAAATACATTGATCAAGATCggcatcaatttgaacatttacaatAATCCTTTTTCGAATcacttttgtaatttcttcttctaaattcattttgattcagcatttttttatcttaatgcaaatttgttgcTTAATTATTATCTAGTTTTCAAGTTAGTTGTAACAAAAACTTTCAATGAATATCTGCATATATGGTGAGTTAAAAagtagaattattattttataatatttttaaagggtttcattgatattttattctttaaaaaacttatatttgatTCATCAAAGAGACATTTCAAATgttattacttaataaaaatgaaCCATAGCAATATTTAAAtggaataatattgaaataaatatctaaGTATTTATCTACAACGTGTGTGTAACTTTGTATTTggttttcaaattaatttactACCTTTCTCAAACTgtttacgtaaatattattagaaacttCTCCCATCTTGTCTATTATTCCAATTGCTgttgttttttgtatatctatttttttatatagccCCACAACACAAAATCCTTCCCTCCGTTTGATGCCATGCCTGTATTCAAGCGTGGGCTATTTCCatgaaaatttggttgaaatggTCTCTATATGTCTCTATTCGGAATAGTTGTTCTACTCCCAGTCCGgtccaattttttatatttcgtagCTACGATAGCTTTTTGCGACCTATCCATTTCCTGTCCTCAACCTTTCCCTGAATGATCAGGTGAGGGACGTGATATTTGATACCTCGATTTATATGCCCGAATTAAATTACCTTTCTGGTTTTCATGAAATTTAGGAGTTCTGGATTTTTATTCAGCGGTTTGAGCTCTTTTTCATTACTGGTATGTGCAGTCTACGGGATCTTGAGGAGGTTTCTatagtgaaagttttcaatctTCGCTCTTTTATGTTTATTCTACCTGCATccatccattttttttcttgactTTTATATTAATACCCATCTTTGCCCAGCGGCATTTGCAAATTTGTTTTCTGCAAGGAGGTCAGTACCATCTGTGTACTtacgttgtttattatttcgCCTCCTATTTTTACTCCCTCTGTCTTACCATATAAAGCCTCCCGAAATATGTTCTCTGGTTAAAGCTTGAACAAAGGGATGATAAAAGACATCCCTCCATCACTCCGCTTTTATTGGTATTCCAATTGTAACACTGTTTGATTACTACTGTTTGACgattatacaaaattaacaaCCGAATATTTAACTAAGTATCGTCCGATCacattttatcattaaaaaacttTCGGCTGGGAAAACGAAACAGATTTTAACAAGCGAGAAAATTCGGTTTGTTTTGAGTTGTCGTTTGCAAAAGCCTGCTACGGCGAAGCCATTCATCCAGGAGCTTTCGTTATACTAGATGGCTccattattaaatattgaaggCTTAGAGTCCCTCGTCCACTGTTTCTTGTCAGTGTTGTGTACTTCCAAGCACTTATTATTATCAGTCATAGGAGCCAGTTACTACCTCCTGCAATTCATTAAGGATATATAGATATATGCCGACTTAAACCGTGTGGTACCAAGAATCACGATATACTGAACTCTGTCCAGCTGTTTTGGGTAAAAAGTGACCACTAGAGGCTTCACCCATTGTTATAATTGAGGTGTCATTATTGCGTCTGTTGGTATTGGTCTACGGTCACCGGTCTACGTGCCGTAAGGCCCATGATATCGGACCTGTAGAGCAGCGGCGTCTTTGCCTGGGTAAGTCGTCAGTATTGGTCTTGCTGTCTTGCTGTCTTGCTCAGATTAGCATTTAAGTTTTTGCTATAGAGTTGggaaaaaaagtttgtacaGTGGGCAACCTCTGGTAGTCATCGTTTCGACAGCTCCGCTATTTAGTTGGGAGGATACACAATACTGAGAGAGCAAAGGCCCTATTGATCTAATTATTGCCAAGTCTCTCAAGTACCAGACAGATTacttcaaagaaaattttgttgattgtttatttcattacatACGTAGTGCAGTTCTTGAGTTCTTAACCGCACATAGAAAGAAAGGTCATAAATGTGatgaaatgttattattttttaatatattctccccttatttccacacacttttcaaAACGTCCCACTAAAGCTTCTACAACGCTAGAATAATATGATGTATCTTTAGAATCAAAATGCTTGTACACCACTTGTTCAATTTCATCGTCGCCGTTTAATCTTTTGTCCTTTAAGTCGGCCTTCAACTttacgaacaaaaaatagttgtGCAGGATCAGATCAGAGTTATATGGTGGATGGTCAATCTCTATGAAGCGACATTTGTGTACAGTAGCCTCGTTAGCAATGTGAACTGGAGCATTGAAACTTACAACTGTCGCGTAGATAAAGATTTTTGCGAACTCACTCTATTTCCTATATGAGGCTAAGAACTGATGGACTGCACTAAGTATTAACGAAAAATGGAGTCCGGtatctttttaaaatataatacaatataatataatataatataattattatgtgAATATCatgacacaaataaaattgagaaatataatACTTAGCAACAGataacaaaattcaaaagaGAACAAGGTGCACTACAATAGATCAAATTTCAACATTGAGAGAGGTTTTTAATCGAACAAATAAATACGAACTACCATTTTATGGACTTGGAGACTTGATATACTCTAAAGCAGTGGTCGCCAAACTTTTGAGTTAGTGAGCCATTCTAGCATTTTTCACACTAAACCTTTTAGTGAGCTAGGATATTGAGCCAAAGAAAgtacaaaaaatagaatttaaaccagtttattacaaacatttatttttagtattaatcaaaatatataggaaGTGTAACAAAAAAAGGTCATTTCAATGAGAGGAGTGGGACTCTTTTCGCTCATCTACTATTTTTTTGAAGTTTGGAGAATATGTTGTAGCCGC includes:
- the LOC130892244 gene encoding uncharacterized protein LOC130892244; the encoded protein is MKFDPELLFECLIFINAHYYPVFAVSEMSMLVAKYLSDKKDTPNLDQDAVVCLTRHVCELMKLVLFQRFKYSHKKFITFFSLFLTLLTCGTIYYNMQVQQPVLRLEIVLSCLTTLMIGSELICGVWFLLPCYKKVEYF